In the genome of Lathyrus oleraceus cultivar Zhongwan6 chromosome 4, CAAS_Psat_ZW6_1.0, whole genome shotgun sequence, the window TTTAagtttttttaatttcttttttgTACTCTTTTAATAATATATTTGGTTTTACCgtttttattttttgtaaaaGAAAGTCACGTTTCACACTACAAGTGGATGTTAGCTAAAAAATGAAGGGATCCTATACAAAATCCCCCACTATGGTCTAACGTGCACCCTCTTTTATGATCATAAGATTATGATATCATGCTCCAGATTGTTTGATCTTGAGGCCAAATCATAACCATCAGATCAATCTGATGGTCTAGAGCATTCAGGCCCTCATGGccttttttgttgttttttttaataattgGGCCTTGATGTGTTTGTGCCCTGCTTATTTATTGACTCTCACCCCCTTCCTGTTTCACCTtctctttatttttttatttgtttgGGCCTTAATCCCATTTAGGGTTTTTTACCCTCGCTCCTCCATTGTATGAATAGTGCACCCCATCCCTTTTATcttatgattttatttttatgggttattttttaattgataattcttaataaaaaaacctaaaaataaataaaaagccattaaaatcaatcttttcaaaataaaattaaaaacaCTTGATCAACAGCAAGTAATTTTCAAAACCATTTCACCATCAAATCAAAAAACTTTTCGAATCAATTTCAAACTAATTCAAATCAAACTAATTCAAATCAAACACTTGATAAACATCAATTTATTTTCAAACTTAAGTAAAAATTAATTCAAATCTTATTTCACAAAACTCAGATGAAAAAGGATTAATTGGGCATATGCCACTTTCTTCTCTGAGTATTCGCATACAAGATGTATAGCCCGACCATTTGAATACTCGTCTTCCATTCAAAACACAATAATCAACCAAATTTGGTTTGCTCTTTGGTGGATAAAAAATGACTAATTGGGAATATGCCTTTTTCCCTAGTATTCAGATACAAGTCATATAGCTTAACCATTCAGATGCTTGTCTTTCGTTAAGGGATCGTGACTCAATTCGCCTCACATATTTTACAATAAACTCGAATGAAAAAGGACTAATTAGATGTATATATATTTCATCCTTGAGTACTTGGATAAAATGCGTTTAGCTTGACCATTTAAATACTCGTCTTTCACCCTTAAAAGCAAATTTAACTCACCAAACTCATTTTTTCCCAAGTGCAATCAAAaatcaaactttttcataaacaaATGATATTTTATCCATTCTATTGTGATGCAAACAAATGCTTAAGTAACCCACGTGCGAGTATACATGCAACGTTTAACCTCTAGAATGCGATCAAACATGATCCATTCTACCGTGATACAAACAAACGCTTAAGTCTCCCACACGCGAGTATACAAGCAATGTTTAACCGCTAGAATGCAACCTAAACATCGTTCTCTAAAATCTACCAACAAACACTCATTTTCTACAAAGAACTACATAGatttgaattcctcattgcaccTAAGGATACGTAGGAGAGAGATTTTACATCTGGTCAAACACTATAATGAAAATCCAAAAATATAAttgtagagagagagagagagagagagaatgaaaaTTTGTAACTAACTTTGAAACTCAAATTGCAAAAGTTAAAATATTTTACAAATGCAACTAAAATTTTAGTTTTATACAAAGACCCAAATGAAACTTAAACTAAACACAAATGCAAATTCCAATGAAATGCAAATGAACTTGAACTGAATTACATTtaacaccatcccttaattcatattcaagtTTACAAATCAACAACACCAATCTCACCCCTCAAATTGATGAAGTGTTCACTTTTGACCGCCTTAGTCAGCACATTATGGCATATTTGTTGCTTCTGAGTACTAACTTGAACAACCTCAAGTGCTCCATTATGAACTTGATTGTGCAGAAAATGATACTTAGTATCAATGTGCTTTCTTTTTTCCATGAAACACTAGATTCTTAGTAACACTTATGGCAtatttgttgtcaatcatcaaTCTGACTGGTTTGCTGACCTTGAACTTCCGTTCATGCAACAAATTAATCAGCCAAACAACCTAACAAGTTGATAAAGCACCACCTATGTATTCAAATTCATAGGTTGAGAATGCAAACACTAATTACTTCTTGGAGCACCAAGAAACGAAAGCTCCTAGATACATGAACAGATACTCAGTAGTACTTCTTTTGTCCATTATGTCATCACACCAGTCAGAGTCTGAATAACATATCAGCTCAGTATTATCTAACATTCCAGATGGAAACATAATTCCATGCCTCATAGTCCCTTTTACATACCTCAAAACCCTGACTGCAGCTTGGTAATGTGATCAGTTTAGTTTCCTCATAAAACTACTTACCATTCCAACTGTATAACATATGTTAGGTATGGTGTTACACATATATCTCAGACAGCCAACCAACTGCTTCAAGGTTATAGCATCTACACCTTCACCATTAACATCAGAATCCAGATTATGATTTGCCTCAGCATGTGTAATTGTCGGCTTACAATTCATCAACTCAAATCTCTTCAGTAGCTCAAGTTCGCACTTCAGCTGGTGCACAATAATTCCCTTCTCATAATGTAAAATCTACATCCCTAGAAAATATACCATATTTTCAAGGTCAGTGATATCAAATGCATTCATTAACACCTTATTGAACTTGTTTATCTCAGAAGTGTAACTCTTTGTCAACTTGTTTATCTTAGAAGTACAACTCCCTGTAAGAAGTATGTCATCCATATAAAGACACACCAAAATCATAttgccttcagaagtatgctACAAAATACACACCATACTCCATTTCACATTTTTTGAAACCCAGatgcttgaaaaatgaatcaatcttcagATTCTAAGCCCTTGGAGCTTGTTTCAGCCCGTACAAGACTTTATGCAGCTTGTACACCACCTCTTTTTTATTCTCTTTCATAAATTCAGGAGGTTGTAACACATAAACTTCTTCTTAGAATAGACCATTTAGGAAAGATGACTTTACATCTAAATGTATCAGAGGCCAATTTCTATTTGCAGCTATAACAATAACCAACCTTATGGTTTCATGTCTAGCTACAGGTGCAAACATTTCAAAGTAGTATAAACCATACTTTTGTATGAATCCTCTAGCTATTAACCTTGCTTTATGCTTAGAAATTGAACTGTCTGGCTTCGGCTTTATCTTGAAAACCTTTCTCACACTGATGGCTTTCTTGTTTTGAGTTAGAAACGTCAATTCACATGTCTTGTTTATTTCAATGGCCTCAAGCTCTTCCTTTATGGAGTTCACCCACACCTTCTTCTTGAGAGACTCATTTATGATGACAGGTTCAGAGTCCACCATCATGGAACTCTGTATAACTTCCCCTTAGGAGTCAATCTCAGTATCATGCAACAACTCAAAGTCTATAAGTCTCCTTGGTATTTTTCTAACTCTTTGTGGCCTTTAGAACTGAACAAGTTCACCTTTAGAAGCAGGACCACCTTCAGAAGTTCCACCTTCATAGTCTGGAACATCTTCAGAAGCACCACCTTCAGAAGTTTGACCTTCAGAGGATGGACCATCTTTAGAAGTTCCACCTTCAGAGGATGGATCACCTTCAGATTCAGATCCACCATCAGAGTCAGACTCACCTTAAGATTCAAAGTCACCTTCAGAGCCAAACTCACTTTAAGAGTCATAGTCATCTTCAGATTCAGACTGTCCTTCAAAGGCAGAATCAAGCGTTAGTGTTGACACTACACTAGATTTGGATTGAGACTTACTCCAATCCCATGTTTCTGATTCTTTCATCATGACATCTCTTCTTATTTTAACTTTGTTGATGACTGGGAAATAGAGCTTATAAGTACATGTACTATGATAACCTATAGGCAAAATGACTTTGCTTTTGTCATCCAATTTCCTTATAGTAGCATCTGGTATATGTTTGTAACATACATAACCAAAATTCTTGAAATGGCCGACACTTTTATTTCTTCCAGTCCACTTCTTAATAGGAACTACTTCCCTTAACTTCTTTGTTGAGCATCTGTTAAGCACATATGCTGATGTGGTAATTGATTCACCCTACAATTGCTTAGGTAGATTCTTCTCCTTCACCATGCTCTTTGTCATGTAAAGCAAAGTTCTATTTCTCCATTTAACAAGACCATTATGTTGTGGAGTGTATGAAGCAGTCACCCCATGCCCAATACCATGTTCCTCACAAAAATTCTTTCACTTTATTAAATTAAACTATCTCCACCATCGGTTCTGAGGATCTTCAATCTTTGTCCACTTTGATTTTCAGCCTTCACTTTGAACTTCTTGAACTTAGCAAACACCTCGTGTTCAAACTTAATGAGTgttacccatgtcattcttgtgaaaTCGCCTACAAATGACACAAAGTACTTGTTTTCTCCAAGTGAAGGTACCTCAAAAGGCTCACATACATTGGAATGCACCACACCCAATGCATATATCACATGATTTCTATGGTGCAATAATCTTAGGAATTCTATGTACCATATTCTTTGAAGTCAAATGCCCTAAGATTCTGTAGTTCAGATGCCCCAATCTcttgtgccacaactcactttcCCCTTCAACACCTCTAAATTTAAGGAATTGGGTGTCTGCTGTTGTAACATTTACTTTGAATGTTCTGTTTCTTCCCAGCTCATAGTGCATAATAAACTTCTGATTACATtcatacaacttcaagagattgtccttcatggtTACTAAGAACCTTTTTCAATCAGCCGACCTACATTCATCAGATTGTTATTCATGCTAGGAACATACCATACATCCTTGATCAATACAACTTTGCCATTGTTTAACATCACTTTACATTTCCCATTCCTTTAACATTCAGATACTCATCATCAACACATATGATCTTGGTCCTTTTACTAGAGTCAAAATCAACCAGTCATTGCTTGTTTCTAGTTAGGTGATTCGTttcataccccaattttgtccatgcattttaaattttcactCAACCAACTTTATTTTGTTTTGTCTAGAATAAAATTTCGATTTTACAAATAGAATGGTTGAATCGATTT includes:
- the LOC127136281 gene encoding uncharacterized protein LOC127136281, with product MVDSEPVIINESLKKKVWVNSIKEELEAIEINKTCELTFLTQNKKAISVRKVFKIKPKPDSSISKHKARLIARGFIQKYGLYYFEMFAPVARHETIRLVIVIAANRNWPLIHLDVKSSFLNGSCTSKINKLTKSYTSEINKFNKVLMNAFDITDLENMLKCELELLKRFELMNCKPTITHAEANHNLDSDVNGEGVDAITLKQLVGCLRYMCNTIPNICYTVGMVVWLINLLHERKFKVSKPVRLMIDNKYAISVTKNLVFHGKKKAH